From a region of the Lujinxingia vulgaris genome:
- a CDS encoding TIGR02710 family CRISPR-associated CARF protein, with protein sequence MKVLYCTVGGSHQPLLETIDFHSPDHIVFVCSDDDPASGTSGTHKLIEGPGYVCRSSYNSPPDLPNIPTQLGLSQDAYRVIRVAADSPAHILEKLLPELRQDAAHSPVVADYTGGTKSMSAALMMAAVQTDNVTLSLVTGTRAQHTRVQDGDEAVSKIDTTQVRAFWWLDLVEQAWSRYAYDDAVRILKNTGSSAPFLRQLLQLSRGYAAWDRADYAEAYRRLYATPTLVEGKLMGTIALLKKEGLDVYTEACCIYDLYLAALRRAKNGQYDVATLQLYRAFEWIAQWTLYYHHDKIETGKVKKEIVEKYKDLVHENHKGLYVMGSYQAWLLIERLDGPLAPLARATKTSRLTLSEIRNDSMLAHGTTPVSRAQFSQMRTYFEDTILPDFVQVAFKGKVQSKQLPNEFPSNLELTFSLQMPPKKQKAD encoded by the coding sequence ATGAAGGTTCTCTATTGCACTGTGGGCGGCAGCCACCAACCTCTGCTCGAAACGATCGATTTTCATTCGCCAGATCATATCGTCTTTGTGTGCAGCGACGACGATCCGGCTTCAGGCACCTCCGGTACTCATAAATTGATCGAAGGCCCGGGGTACGTCTGCCGAAGCAGCTACAATTCGCCGCCCGACCTTCCCAACATCCCCACCCAGCTCGGGTTGAGCCAGGATGCCTACAGAGTGATCCGGGTGGCGGCGGACTCTCCAGCTCATATTCTCGAAAAGCTTCTCCCCGAGCTGCGCCAGGACGCAGCTCATTCTCCGGTGGTGGCAGACTACACCGGCGGCACAAAATCCATGTCGGCCGCGCTGATGATGGCCGCCGTTCAAACAGATAACGTCACCCTCTCACTCGTCACCGGTACCCGCGCCCAGCATACCCGCGTGCAAGACGGCGACGAAGCCGTCTCGAAGATCGATACCACCCAGGTGCGCGCCTTCTGGTGGCTGGACCTCGTCGAGCAGGCATGGTCCCGCTACGCCTACGATGACGCCGTTCGCATCCTCAAAAACACCGGCTCCAGCGCGCCCTTTCTTCGTCAGCTCCTCCAGCTCAGCCGCGGATACGCCGCCTGGGACCGCGCCGACTATGCCGAGGCGTATCGACGTCTTTATGCGACCCCCACACTGGTCGAAGGCAAGCTGATGGGCACCATCGCCCTGCTCAAAAAAGAAGGCCTCGACGTCTACACCGAGGCCTGCTGTATCTACGATCTCTACCTTGCTGCCCTTCGCCGCGCCAAAAACGGCCAGTACGATGTCGCCACCCTCCAGCTCTACCGCGCCTTTGAGTGGATCGCCCAGTGGACCCTCTACTACCACCACGACAAGATCGAGACCGGCAAGGTCAAAAAAGAGATCGTCGAGAAGTACAAAGACCTCGTTCACGAGAACCACAAAGGACTCTACGTGATGGGGAGCTACCAGGCCTGGCTCCTCATCGAGCGCCTCGACGGCCCCCTGGCCCCCCTGGCCCGCGCCACCAAAACCTCTCGCCTCACCCTCAGCGAGATCCGCAACGACTCCATGCTCGCCCACGGCACCACCCCCGTCTCCCGTGCGCAATTTAGCCAGATGCGCACCTACTTCGAAGACACCATCCTCCCTGACTTCGTCCAGGTCGCCTTTAAGGGCAAGGTCCAGAGCAAGCAGCTTCCCAACGAGTTTCCCTCCAACCTGGAACTCACCTTTTCGCTTCAAATGCCTCCAAAAAAACAAAAAGCCGATTAA